The stretch of DNA CCTGACTGACCTCGCGATCGTCGAGCATATGGGCCAGGCCCACGCTATGGCCGCTCCGCGGGTCACCAGGGTCGCGACGCAACAGTCTATGGCAGGAGAACCGCTGACCATCGCCGAAGACGGCTTCTCCGTGGTGCTGCAGCCGGGGACTATCCTCGGCGTTGCCGGTGCCCCGGCGGGCCCCGAGACGCTGATCGCCGCCCTCGTCGGTGCGGCCCACGCCAAGCGCTGGACGGTGACGCGCGCGGGATGGCCAGGCCGTTTCCGCTCCCCGCGTGAGGCTGCGCGCCTCGGCGCGGGTTTCGTGACAGGTGACCGGTCGCATCGCGGCATCCTTCATTCCTTGCCGATCATCGACAACGTGCTCGCATCGCGTCGCGTGACACGGGGTTCGCTCTTCGCCAACAAGCACGAAGGGGTTGAGTGCCTCGACCTGATGCAGGCGCTCAAGATGAAGGCGGGCTCGCTCTGGCACCTGCCGAATACGCTGAGTGGCGGCACTCAGCAGAAGCTGCTTCTCGCGCGCTGGCTGAACGTACCCTCCCGCCTTCTGGTCCTCGAGGAACCCACGCGTGGCGTCGATATCGGCACCAAGCGGGAAATCTACCAACTGATCCGCGACATGGCGGCAACCGGAACCGCGATCGTCTGGTGGTCGACGGAAAATGCGGAACTGCTTGAAGTTTGCGACCGCGTGCTGCCCTTCGACACTGGAGGACGCTCGTCGGGTGTGATCGAACGCGACCAACTCAGCGAGGACAGGCTCGCGATACTGACAGGAATGGCGGCATGACGAAAACCACTATGGACCAAGCCGGGGCAAGTATCGAAATGCGACCGGCAATCCGGACCCGGGAAAGTCTCCTTTCCACTTACCGGACGGAATTGGCGATCGCCGGGGCAATCGTCCTTCTTGTGCTGGCGGTCGGAACCCAGGTGCCGCAGGCGCTGAGCTGGGGCAATTTCGCTAACATCACCCAGGCGGGCGCACCGCTGATCATCATGTCGCTCGGCGTCCTTCTCGTGGTGATCACCGGCGGAATCGACCTTTCCGTCGGATCCGTCTTTTCGCTGACGGGCATGGTCACGGCGCGGGCCATGGCCATGGGCTTCGGCGGCGTGAGCGCCGCCCTCTTCGGGCTCGGCGTCGGCCTTGTCTTCGGCTCGATCAACGGCTTCCTCGTCACGGTGGCGGGTCTTGCGCCTTTTGTGGTGACGCTGATCACCTTCGCTGTCGCCGGCTCGCTTGCCTTCATCGTCACCAATGGACGATCGATGCCAATCGGCGATCCGGATTTCTGGCTCCTGAATAGCGGCAGCATGATACCCGGCATGCCGAACTACATCCTGTTCTGCATCGTGCTGCTCGTCGTCATCGAAATATTTCTCAAGAAGATGGTCGCGGGGCGCTGGTTCTACGCCGTTGGCAGCAGCGCGGCAGCCGCGCGTCTTCTTGGAATTCCCGTCAAGCGGACGCAATTCTTCGCCTATGTCGCCTCATCGCTTCTCGCGTCCTTCTCCGGTTTGCTGACCATCTCCTACATTCTCAACGCGGAATCGACGGCCGGCTCGAGCCTCATGCTCCAGGCGATCGCCGCGGTCGTGATCGGCGGGGCCAGCCTGCTCGGCGGCACGGGAACGGCGGTGGGCGCTGTCTTTGGAGCCCTGATGATCACAGTCATCCAGAACGGCGTCAATCTCATCGGCATCAACAGCTTCTGGCAGGGGTCGGTCACCGGCCTCGCCATCCTGATCGCGGTCCTGATCGATCGCTTCAGCAAATCGCGGCGCGGTGCCGTGTGATCCGTCCCGGGGAAACCTGGACGTCAAGAGGAGGAAGAAGGCATGAAGAAGAGACTCAACGGGTGGCTGGCCATTGCGGCGAGCGTCGCACTGGCGGCATTGTCGAGCGTTGCGCATGCGGAGGAAAAGAAGACGGTCGCCTATCTGGCGCCCTCGCTGGACATTTCCTACTGGCAATGGGTCGGCTTCGGCGTGAAGCAGAAGGCGGAAGACCTGGGCATGGACTATGTCGAATTCACCTCGGAGAATTCGCCGGCCAAGCAGATGGACAATGCGCGTACGGCCGTGACCAAAGGCGTCGATGCGATCGTCATCGGTCCTGTGAGCTCGACCAGCACGCCGCCACTGCTCGCCTACCTGAAATCCCAGAACATCCCGATCGCCTTCGCCGGCATCGGCCCGCAGCCCGGCCAGACGGACTACACGTCCTCCGTCACCGCTAACAACTACGAGACCGGTAAGGCAGAGGGCAGCTTCGTCTGCGCGCTCGCGAAAGAGCGCGGCGGGAACAAGGTCGGCATGCTGTCCCTGCCTCAGGACCGTGAGAACGCCCAGAAATATCTCAAGGGCGCGCAGGAAGCCTTTGCGGCCGACGGCTGCGAACTCGTTCAGATGCTCGAGACGCGCGGTCTGACCGTGAACGAAGCCGTGACGCAGGCCAATGACATGCTGACGGCCCATCCCGACATCAAGGCGATCTATGGCATGTATGACGAGGCCGGCACCGGCGCGGCGAAGGTTCTTGAGACCCGTGGCCTGACCGGAAAGATCGGCATCGCGGTCGCCGACGGCAGCCCGGCGACCATTGCGCTTTTGAAGGCCAACGCCATCCAGGGCATCTTCTTCCAGGAAGCGGTCGGCCAAGGCATTGACGGCACGCAGCAAGTGTTCAATGCACTGACAAACGCAAAGATCGAGAAGGATCTTGCTCTCGTCATGCCGCTCGTGACTGCCGACAAGATCGATACGCCCGAGGCGAAGGCCGTGATCGCACGCGTCTTCCCGCCGAGCAACTGACCAGGAAAAGGCGGGAACGGCCGGGATCGTCGTTCCCGCAACCCCGAGGAGGAACCATGTCCGACATCGCCATTATCGACCCCCATTTCCACCTCTGGGATCTGGAGACAAACTACTATCCTTGGCTTTCCGACGGCGTGAAGCCATCCGCCTTCGGGGACTATACCGCTATCAACAAGACCTATCTGATCGGAGATTTTCTCGCCGACGCGAAAAACCAGAACCTCGTCAAGGCGGTCCACCTCGATGTCGGGTTCGACCCGAAGGACCCGGCCGATGAGACCAAGTGGCTGCAGGGTATCGCCGACGTGCATGGGTTCCCCCACGGCATCGTCGGCTATGCCGACTTGCGCAAGCCGGATGTCGGCGACCTGCTCGACGAGCATATGCAATACGCCAATTTCCGTGGCATCCGCCAGTCGATGAACTATCACACCGACACCGCCAAGACCTACCTGGCCGAGCCCGAGGTGAGCCGAACGCCGGAATGGCGTCGGGGCTTCAAGGAACTGGCGCGCCGGGGCCTTAGCTTCGACCTCCAGCTCTACTACTGGCAGATGGAGGAGTTTCTCGAACTCGCACGAGAATTTCCCGACGTCCAGATCATTCTCAACCATACCGGCATGCAGGTCGATGGCCCCGCGCATTTCGACGGCTGGCGCAAGGCCATGCATACGCTGGCGCAAGCGCCAAACGTCGCCTGCAAGATCTCAGGGCTCGGCATGGGTGACTGGACGTGGACCACTGAGAGCATCCGCCCCTATGTCGAGGAGGCGATTGGCGCCTTCGGCGTTGAGCGGGCGATGTTCGCCTCGAATTTCCCCGTCGACAAGCTGTTCTCGAGCTATGACGCAATATGGAACGCCTTCAACGAGATCGCCGCCGGCTACTCGGCCTCGGAACGCTCGGCACTGTTCCACGACAACGCTGGCCGACTATATCGATTGTAGCAGAGTCGGCTGTACCGATCGCGAGGTGGGCTCTTCCCGTGTCGCAATTGGTTGCGGGGTGCGCCTCACTCGATTTGCACCTGCGGAAGTATGTGTTTGATTTTGTTGAAGAGCCGAGTCATCACGGCGACCTATCGCCAAAACGAGAAACTCGGTAACCTATTGTGCCGCCAAGCTTTTTTCGCGTTATGTTGGTTGCGGGGGCTCGCAACCAACGATTCCTGCGATTGGTCACCCATGGCCCGCGGATCGCTCTTACCTGTCCGAATCGTCCAGCAAGGCATCCAGCAACATATGCCGGACTTCCGCGAATGGATTGACCACCGTTACACCGCCCCAGGTGAAGCCTTCCTGCATGTCTTCCGAAAGAAGCAGTCGGGACCCCGCTTGCGAAGACGCCGATAAGATCACCGCGTCCCAAATACCGAATCTGTGAGACGTCGCCAGATCAACGGCCGTTTGCATGACCTCTCCGGATGTCTCGACGACGGAGAATGCGTCACGCCAGCTGAGCAAGGCTTCACGCGCCTCGTCCCTTGACCTGCCCGCCTTACGCACAAGGACGTTGAAAAGCTCCCCGAGCACCTGAACCGGTATAACGGTGGCATCCGCCGGTAAGCGCCTCAAAAGGGAAAGGGCCATATCCTGCCTGTCCGCTCCATTCACGCCTTCCGCGTAAGCGAGAAGATTGGTATCGAGCGCGACCTTCACCGATCATCCTCATACAGTTCATCTCGTGTCCACGGTTCGGCATTCACAACTGACTGCCGTTCAAGACGGGACAAAAGAGCATTGCGAGCACCAGTCGCCACATTTTCGCGCCTGTCCGCAGGAATGATCCGTGCCACGGGTCGTCCATGACTTGTAACGACATAACTATGCCCTTCCCTGACGCTGCGCAGGATGAGAGAGAATTTGCGATTTGCATCGGCTGCCGAAACAGCTTCCTCCATTGTCGCCTCCATAAAGTAGTTATATTAACTACACTAGTCGCAAAGCAGCGCCTCTGCAAGAGCCTTTTCGATAGCTACCTGCAACGAATAGACCTCTTTGCTTTCCGCCTGGCACCGCCGTCAGAGGTGGAGCGCAGACGCTCGCTAGGCTGCGGCATTTGCGAACACGGCCACGTCGTCGCCGATGGCGACGAAGGTCGCGGCGAATTCGACATAGTGCCGGGCGAGCGCAAGGTCGCCGATCAGGATGCCGGCAGCCTTGCCGTGCGACTGGTTCAGGAGCGGCCTTCTCCACTTTGGCCCGCATTTGCGGCGCGCCCGGATTGCCGAGGTACCCCATGTTGGCGGCAAGATCGGCCGTGCTGGTTATCCGGAGTGGGAGAATTTGCAAGCGCCAGTGTTTGCGGGGTCCCGATTGAACAGAGACTTGTAACTATTAGCCTCTTACGAACCTCAGCTAACATGTCCGGTTTTGGGGCCACCTCCGGACCTTCGCTAATGATGTCTCCAAGGTCCGCTTATCGACCCCCGTTGCCGCCACTGGGTTTGCTCGCGCTATGGCGCAAGTGGACTGCATTCCGGTCATTCCTGAGTTTGATCACAAAGCTGTCTGGGAATAAACTGGCTGAGGAAAGCCCGTGATCATGAAACCAATGAATGAAGAGCACCTCGCGGTCCTGCGCAGGCACATGGTCGAGTTGATTGCAATCCATGTTGAGCTTGCGAGCGAAGAGCTTGGCAGGGCGGCGCTCGATGAGCGGGTGATGGCTGCGATGCAGCGGGTGCCGCGGCATCTCTTCGTGCCAGCCCCGCTTGCGCCGTATGCCTACCAGGACATGCCGCTGCCGATCGGCTTCGATAAAACCATCTCGCAGCCCTTCATCGTCGCTCTCATGACCGATCTCCTCGCTCCCCAACCGCACGAGGCAGTGCTCGAGATCGGCACCGGCTTGGGCTACCAATCCGCAATCCTCGCGGAGCTCGCCGGGCAGGTCTGGAGCGTCGAAATCATCGAGGAATTCGCAAGCCGTGCCGAGGCTCTGCTGCCGGGCCTGGGCTTTATTAATGTCGGCATTCGTGTCGGAGACGGGTCCCGCGGCTGGCCTGAGCACGCCCCGTTCGACAAGATACTGGTCACGGTGGCGGCCGAGCGGTCGCCGCCGGCATTGCTTGAGC from Rhizobium sp. 007 encodes:
- a CDS encoding sugar ABC transporter ATP-binding protein — protein: MTDDQKYIVSVRSLTKAYGATSVLKGVDFSVARGEIHALLGGNGAGKSTLIRIITGTATKDGGELVFRDASGNLLSETDCRHKVAAVHQELALLPNLTVAENIALPHFRKGSRFYDRRLATRQAHDALSMIDRDFAAVALNRLVGDLSLHEGQMVEIARALSSGAELILLDEPTANLTAIETERLFGVLRRLTRDNGLSVVFVSHRMKEIRQIANVCSIIRDGRTVVRSVPTADLTDLAIVEHMGQAHAMAAPRVTRVATQQSMAGEPLTIAEDGFSVVLQPGTILGVAGAPAGPETLIAALVGAAHAKRWTVTRAGWPGRFRSPREAARLGAGFVTGDRSHRGILHSLPIIDNVLASRRVTRGSLFANKHEGVECLDLMQALKMKAGSLWHLPNTLSGGTQQKLLLARWLNVPSRLLVLEEPTRGVDIGTKREIYQLIRDMAATGTAIVWWSTENAELLEVCDRVLPFDTGGRSSGVIERDQLSEDRLAILTGMAA
- a CDS encoding ABC transporter permease, which encodes MTKTTMDQAGASIEMRPAIRTRESLLSTYRTELAIAGAIVLLVLAVGTQVPQALSWGNFANITQAGAPLIIMSLGVLLVVITGGIDLSVGSVFSLTGMVTARAMAMGFGGVSAALFGLGVGLVFGSINGFLVTVAGLAPFVVTLITFAVAGSLAFIVTNGRSMPIGDPDFWLLNSGSMIPGMPNYILFCIVLLVVIEIFLKKMVAGRWFYAVGSSAAAARLLGIPVKRTQFFAYVASSLLASFSGLLTISYILNAESTAGSSLMLQAIAAVVIGGASLLGGTGTAVGAVFGALMITVIQNGVNLIGINSFWQGSVTGLAILIAVLIDRFSKSRRGAV
- a CDS encoding substrate-binding domain-containing protein; this encodes MKKRLNGWLAIAASVALAALSSVAHAEEKKTVAYLAPSLDISYWQWVGFGVKQKAEDLGMDYVEFTSENSPAKQMDNARTAVTKGVDAIVIGPVSSTSTPPLLAYLKSQNIPIAFAGIGPQPGQTDYTSSVTANNYETGKAEGSFVCALAKERGGNKVGMLSLPQDRENAQKYLKGAQEAFAADGCELVQMLETRGLTVNEAVTQANDMLTAHPDIKAIYGMYDEAGTGAAKVLETRGLTGKIGIAVADGSPATIALLKANAIQGIFFQEAVGQGIDGTQQVFNALTNAKIEKDLALVMPLVTADKIDTPEAKAVIARVFPPSN
- a CDS encoding amidohydrolase, with the protein product MSDIAIIDPHFHLWDLETNYYPWLSDGVKPSAFGDYTAINKTYLIGDFLADAKNQNLVKAVHLDVGFDPKDPADETKWLQGIADVHGFPHGIVGYADLRKPDVGDLLDEHMQYANFRGIRQSMNYHTDTAKTYLAEPEVSRTPEWRRGFKELARRGLSFDLQLYYWQMEEFLELAREFPDVQIILNHTGMQVDGPAHFDGWRKAMHTLAQAPNVACKISGLGMGDWTWTTESIRPYVEEAIGAFGVERAMFASNFPVDKLFSSYDAIWNAFNEIAAGYSASERSALFHDNAGRLYRL
- a CDS encoding PIN domain-containing protein; the encoded protein is MKVALDTNLLAYAEGVNGADRQDMALSLLRRLPADATVIPVQVLGELFNVLVRKAGRSRDEAREALLSWRDAFSVVETSGEVMQTAVDLATSHRFGIWDAVILSASSQAGSRLLLSEDMQEGFTWGGVTVVNPFAEVRHMLLDALLDDSDR
- a CDS encoding type II toxin-antitoxin system prevent-host-death family antitoxin, with the translated sequence MEEAVSAADANRKFSLILRSVREGHSYVVTSHGRPVARIIPADRRENVATGARNALLSRLERQSVVNAEPWTRDELYEDDR
- a CDS encoding protein-L-isoaspartate(D-aspartate) O-methyltransferase, encoding MKPMNEEHLAVLRRHMVELIAIHVELASEELGRAALDERVMAAMQRVPRHLFVPAPLAPYAYQDMPLPIGFDKTISQPFIVALMTDLLAPQPHEAVLEIGTGLGYQSAILAELAGQVWSVEIIEEFASRAEALLPGLGFINVGIRVGDGSRGWPEHAPFDKILVTVAAERSPPALLEQLKPDGRLVMPLGSEKEQFLTVIDKETAGQLKIRKLIAVQFSLLETV